One genomic window of Arthrobacter caoxuetaonis includes the following:
- a CDS encoding aminoglycoside phosphotransferase family protein codes for MPTSQLRVDAELVRGLLQAQQPQLADQPLVEVGEGWANHLFRLGSEFAVRLPRREEAAALMAKEQQWLPMLTAGLPTATSVPVYCGAPQEPYPYPWSISAWYDGLDVSLQPRGRNLGLAAPLAEFLNAFHTPAPPDYPRNPVVGGPLASRDAAVQERLHAGMVPRAARVGELWAEALAVPGWNSDPVWLHGDLHPANLIAGNGTLQAVIDFGDLTAGDPAADLAAAWLVFEPAGRRAFRSALGARYDADPYLWLRARGWALCMASNLLAGAQRHPGLYLVGSETLMEILTDDLSWL; via the coding sequence ATGCCAACTTCCCAGCTCAGGGTGGATGCCGAGCTGGTACGCGGCCTGCTGCAGGCCCAGCAGCCGCAGCTGGCAGACCAGCCGCTGGTGGAAGTGGGGGAGGGCTGGGCCAACCACCTCTTCCGGCTTGGCAGTGAGTTTGCCGTCCGGCTGCCACGGCGGGAGGAAGCTGCCGCCCTGATGGCCAAGGAACAGCAGTGGCTGCCCATGCTCACGGCAGGGCTGCCCACGGCCACGTCTGTTCCCGTGTACTGCGGGGCGCCCCAGGAACCCTATCCATATCCCTGGAGCATCAGCGCCTGGTATGACGGGCTCGATGTCTCCCTGCAGCCCAGGGGCCGGAACCTGGGCCTGGCCGCTCCGCTGGCAGAGTTCCTCAACGCCTTCCACACTCCCGCGCCGCCGGACTACCCGCGCAACCCTGTGGTAGGCGGTCCGCTGGCGTCCCGCGATGCGGCTGTCCAAGAACGCCTTCATGCGGGCATGGTGCCGCGCGCCGCCCGGGTGGGTGAACTCTGGGCGGAGGCGCTGGCGGTACCCGGCTGGAACTCGGACCCGGTATGGCTGCATGGGGACCTGCACCCCGCCAACCTCATCGCCGGGAACGGAACGCTCCAGGCCGTCATCGATTTCGGGGACCTTACGGCAGGGGATCCCGCCGCTGACCTCGCCGCAGCATGGCTGGTGTTCGAACCAGCCGGACGGCGTGCCTTCCGCAGTGCGCTGGGTGCCCGGTACGACGCCGATCCTTATCTCTGGCTGCGGGCACGGGGCTGGGCGCTGTGCATGGCTTCGAACCTGCTGGCAGGCGCGCAGCGCCACCCCGGACTCTACCTGGTGGGCTCGGAGACTCTCATGGAGATCCTCACCGATGACCTCTCCTGGCTTTAG
- a CDS encoding NAD(P)/FAD-dependent oxidoreductase, with the protein MNDAQTDASVLVIGGGIAGLSLASKLARDTAVVLLEAESVLAYHTSSRSARQLIPSYGPPAVQDLTIRTLALIRELEANLPQPILAPRSFMLVGTEEDVRDRASGHMHPITVAEAVGLAPELVPGAFESAGLDTTSVSCNTDILLDWHRRRIEAAGGKVLTGRRVDSAERTAAGQWLVSAGGEVFRASLVVNAAGAWADAVAALFGVRERGLQPLRRTAAIVEAANPPAANGPMVASAADTFYYRPDLEGVLISPAESVPSPAEDARHVPQDIAALIELVNSETSLGLGNIVRAWTGLRTEAPDGLPVVGFDDAVPGFFWLAGQGGYGFQTSSGIAEMAAAQILGRDLVVDVAGDLSPARPGL; encoded by the coding sequence GTGAATGACGCCCAGACCGACGCATCCGTCCTGGTCATTGGCGGAGGCATTGCCGGCCTGTCGCTGGCTTCGAAGCTTGCCCGGGACACCGCCGTCGTACTCCTTGAAGCGGAGAGCGTGCTGGCCTACCACACGTCCTCCCGGTCCGCCCGCCAGCTGATCCCGAGCTACGGACCGCCGGCAGTGCAGGACCTCACGATCCGGACCCTTGCGCTGATCAGGGAACTTGAAGCAAACCTGCCGCAGCCGATCCTCGCCCCGCGCAGCTTTATGCTCGTGGGCACCGAAGAGGACGTCCGCGACCGGGCCAGCGGTCACATGCATCCGATCACCGTGGCCGAGGCTGTGGGACTCGCCCCGGAACTGGTGCCCGGTGCCTTCGAATCCGCGGGCCTGGACACCACCTCGGTCTCCTGCAACACGGATATCCTGCTCGACTGGCACCGGCGCCGGATTGAAGCTGCCGGCGGGAAGGTGCTGACGGGGCGGCGGGTGGACAGCGCGGAGCGTACCGCAGCAGGCCAGTGGCTCGTGTCCGCGGGAGGAGAAGTGTTCCGGGCGTCGCTGGTCGTGAACGCCGCCGGCGCCTGGGCCGACGCCGTCGCCGCTCTCTTTGGGGTCAGGGAGCGGGGGCTGCAGCCGCTGCGGCGGACAGCGGCCATCGTGGAAGCTGCCAACCCTCCTGCGGCGAATGGACCCATGGTCGCCAGCGCAGCCGATACCTTCTATTACCGGCCGGACCTGGAAGGCGTGCTGATCTCTCCGGCGGAGAGTGTGCCCAGTCCAGCGGAGGACGCCCGGCATGTGCCGCAGGACATCGCAGCACTCATCGAGCTGGTCAATTCCGAGACGTCCCTGGGCCTCGGGAACATCGTCCGGGCGTGGACAGGACTGCGGACGGAAGCCCCGGATGGCCTGCCTGTGGTGGGGTTCGACGACGCCGTTCCGGGGTTCTTCTGGCTGGCCGGTCAGGGCGGCTACGGCTTCCAAACTTCGTCCGGAATAGCCGAAATGGCGGCCGCTCAGATCCTTGGCCGGGACCTTGTTGTGGACGTTGCCGGGGACCTCTCGCCGGCCCGTCCGGGACTGTGA
- a CDS encoding acylphosphatase, giving the protein MDSPNSPAGAGDHVRLTAVVRGMVQGVGFRYRVMRQALKLDLAGTVINQADGSVVITAEGLPSALDGLMEWVRSPAAPGAVENVDEHHSPATGEFSGFDAG; this is encoded by the coding sequence ATGGATTCGCCGAATAGTCCCGCCGGTGCCGGGGACCACGTCCGCCTCACGGCCGTTGTGCGCGGCATGGTGCAGGGAGTTGGTTTTCGCTACCGGGTCATGCGCCAGGCGCTAAAGCTCGACCTGGCCGGAACAGTCATCAACCAGGCGGACGGGTCCGTGGTGATAACCGCGGAAGGGCTGCCGTCTGCGCTGGACGGACTCATGGAATGGGTACGTTCACCCGCGGCGCCCGGTGCTGTGGAGAACGTGGACGAGCACCATTCCCCTGCCACGGGCGAGTTCAGCGGGTTCGACGCCGGTTAG
- the hutH gene encoding histidine ammonia-lyase → MVELGTGALEPAEIVAVARDGAQVQLAHEAVKAMEASRTVIEALAADTRPHYGVSTGFGALATKQILPEQRTALQRSLIRSHAASTGAEVDREVVRALMLNRLSTLATGRTGVRTAVAEAYAALLNAGITPVIGEYGSLGCSGDLAPLSHCALALMGEGRVRDAAGTAMGAGEALAAAGLEPLELREKEGLALINGTDGMLGMLTLAIADLHRLLTTADLAAALSVEGLLGTDAVFAADLQALRPQPGQAESAANIRNILAGSALIREQKSGAFTRVQDAYSLRCAPQVHGAARSTLAHAEHVAACERASAIDNPVVTVDGRVESNGNFHGAPVGYVLDFLAIAAADVASMSERRTDRFLDSNRSHGLNAFLADDPGVDSGHMIAQYTQAGIVSELKRLAVPASVDSIPSSAMQEDHVSMGWAAGLKLRRALDGLARVLAIELLTSARALDMRDGGIGTSKSAPVSTEVRRTIREVVQAPGPDRYLAPEIEAAYLLVSSGRLLDTANGVLAEPLN, encoded by the coding sequence ATGGTGGAACTCGGCACCGGTGCACTGGAACCGGCCGAAATCGTGGCGGTTGCCCGGGACGGGGCTCAGGTCCAGCTCGCTCACGAGGCAGTAAAGGCAATGGAAGCCTCACGCACGGTCATCGAGGCACTCGCAGCGGATACCCGGCCGCACTACGGTGTCTCAACGGGCTTCGGAGCCCTGGCGACCAAGCAGATCCTTCCGGAGCAGCGGACTGCACTGCAGCGTTCCCTGATCCGCAGCCACGCGGCCTCCACCGGCGCGGAAGTTGACCGCGAGGTGGTCCGCGCCCTGATGCTCAACCGGCTCTCCACCCTGGCCACCGGGCGGACCGGAGTGCGGACCGCCGTCGCCGAAGCCTATGCCGCCCTGCTGAACGCCGGTATCACCCCGGTCATCGGGGAATACGGTTCGCTGGGCTGCTCGGGAGACCTGGCGCCGTTGTCCCACTGTGCACTGGCTCTGATGGGTGAAGGCAGGGTGCGCGACGCCGCCGGAACTGCCATGGGGGCGGGCGAGGCACTGGCAGCGGCAGGGCTGGAACCACTGGAGCTTCGCGAGAAGGAAGGCCTGGCGCTCATCAACGGCACCGACGGGATGCTGGGAATGCTGACGCTGGCGATCGCCGACCTGCACCGCCTGCTGACAACGGCAGACCTGGCGGCGGCCTTGAGCGTGGAAGGCCTGTTGGGCACCGATGCCGTGTTCGCTGCCGACCTGCAGGCCCTCCGGCCCCAGCCGGGGCAGGCCGAGTCCGCCGCGAATATCCGGAATATCCTGGCGGGATCTGCCTTGATCCGGGAGCAGAAGAGCGGGGCATTCACCCGCGTCCAGGATGCCTACTCGCTTCGCTGCGCACCGCAGGTACACGGTGCCGCGCGCTCCACCCTCGCCCACGCTGAACACGTCGCCGCCTGTGAGCGTGCTTCTGCGATCGACAACCCGGTGGTAACCGTCGACGGCCGGGTTGAGTCCAATGGAAACTTCCATGGAGCCCCGGTCGGGTATGTGCTGGATTTTCTCGCGATTGCCGCCGCGGACGTGGCCTCCATGAGCGAACGGCGCACCGACCGTTTCCTGGACAGCAACCGCAGCCACGGGCTGAATGCCTTCCTCGCGGATGATCCGGGTGTCGATTCCGGCCACATGATTGCCCAGTACACCCAGGCGGGGATCGTGTCGGAGCTCAAGCGCCTCGCCGTACCGGCCTCCGTGGATTCAATTCCATCCTCGGCTATGCAGGAGGACCACGTGTCCATGGGCTGGGCGGCAGGACTAAAGCTGCGGCGTGCTTTGGACGGACTGGCGCGGGTCCTGGCCATCGAACTGCTCACCTCTGCCCGGGCATTGGACATGCGCGACGGCGGCATCGGCACCTCGAAGAGCGCTCCGGTGTCGACGGAGGTTCGCCGCACCATCCGCGAGGTGGTCCAGGCACCGGGCCCTGACCGTTACCTCGCCCCCGAGATCGAAGCGGCTTACCTGCTTGTCTCCAGCGGGAGGCTGCTGGACACGGCGAACGGTGTGCTGGCCGAGCCGCTGAACTAG
- a CDS encoding CPBP family intramembrane glutamic endopeptidase, which translates to MSAPVPVPALVLEPRARRRIVAEILIVLGLSLGQSGVYAIVRLADKMTQAPLAGQTTTLNQSLAPNPVFDLVYQLLGIFFSLMPVALVLFLLTEPGRSAFRRIGFTFARPLRDFALGFVLAAVIGAGTLGVYAAGRALGITTALVPAALDTYWWTLPVLILSALRHAVLEEVIVVGYLFTRLRALGWSVPAMILTSALIRASYHLYQGIGPGIGNFLMGLLFGYAYYKTKRVMPLVIAHALVDIAGFVGFALFGSAIGIGD; encoded by the coding sequence ATGAGCGCCCCTGTTCCCGTCCCGGCCCTTGTCCTGGAACCCCGGGCGCGGCGGCGGATTGTCGCTGAGATACTAATTGTCCTGGGATTGTCCCTGGGGCAGTCAGGTGTTTACGCGATCGTCCGCCTGGCCGACAAGATGACGCAGGCACCCTTGGCCGGGCAGACGACGACCTTGAACCAGTCCCTGGCCCCCAACCCGGTGTTTGACCTGGTGTACCAGCTGCTGGGCATTTTCTTTTCGCTGATGCCGGTGGCCCTGGTGCTTTTCCTGCTGACCGAGCCGGGACGTTCGGCGTTCAGGCGCATCGGGTTTACCTTTGCACGGCCGCTGCGCGACTTCGCCCTTGGTTTCGTGCTGGCCGCAGTTATTGGTGCCGGGACGTTGGGCGTCTATGCCGCGGGGAGGGCACTGGGCATCACCACGGCACTGGTACCGGCGGCACTGGATACCTATTGGTGGACCCTGCCGGTGCTGATCCTCTCCGCCCTGCGGCACGCCGTGCTGGAAGAGGTCATTGTGGTGGGTTACTTATTCACCAGGCTTCGGGCGCTGGGCTGGTCGGTTCCGGCGATGATCCTCACCAGCGCGCTGATCCGAGCCAGCTACCACCTCTACCAGGGGATTGGTCCGGGAATCGGAAACTTCCTGATGGGGCTGCTGTTTGGGTACGCCTATTACAAGACCAAGCGCGTGATGCCGCTGGTGATTGCGCACGCCCTTGTCGACATAGCCGGATTCGTGGGCTTTGCCCTGTTCGGTTCCGCCATTGGAATTGGAGATTAG
- a CDS encoding glycoside hydrolase family 2 protein gives MALSTVWGEALDPENVLPEYPRPQLVRSSWINLNGRWDYAFTPKSFPEESGAGARPGVGQHPGVGRRPAAWEGKILVPFSPEAPLSGVCRQLLPGQALWYRRTFALPQPGHGERVLLHFGAVDQSCTVTVNGREAGGHDGGYLPFTLDITDCLLPGETEQELVVRVLDASDTNGASRGKQKLERGGIWYTAQSGIWQTVWLETVPARWIQDVVITPLATLDGVELTVLAGGSGAGGSGPGDRAEITVTAAGTEVARGSAAPGEPLQLAIPEPRPWSPEDPFLYSVGVTLGDDAVESYFGLRTFGRGAGPDGHQRLLLNGRPYFHAGLLDQGYWPDGLYTAPSDAAMVHDIQTAKDLGFTMLRKHIKIEPLRWYHHCDRLGMLVWQDLVNGGEGDGRAQEWVPLPGRGSRSDRRYAKFGRSDAAGRESFRREMRETVDLLRSVPSIALWVPFNEGWGQFDAAAIAAELGALDPTRCIDHASGWHDQGAGDAKSLHVYAVPFHIRKRWQRDPRAIVLSEYGGFSLPLDGHTWNSKVFGYGKTLRTSEELAHAYSNLHRTQILPAVSQGLAASVYTQLTDVEDEVNGLLTYDRRVLKVDPAVVRELNSELLAAGSAL, from the coding sequence ATGGCATTGAGCACCGTCTGGGGCGAAGCCCTGGATCCTGAGAATGTCCTGCCCGAGTATCCCCGCCCACAGCTGGTGCGGAGCAGCTGGATAAACCTCAACGGCCGCTGGGACTACGCGTTTACGCCGAAGAGTTTTCCGGAGGAGTCCGGTGCGGGGGCGCGTCCCGGTGTGGGGCAGCACCCGGGCGTGGGGAGGCGACCCGCCGCGTGGGAAGGGAAAATCCTGGTGCCCTTTTCGCCCGAAGCGCCGCTTTCCGGCGTCTGCCGCCAACTGCTGCCCGGCCAGGCTCTCTGGTACCGCCGCACCTTCGCCCTGCCGCAGCCTGGGCACGGCGAGCGTGTGCTGCTGCATTTCGGCGCCGTAGACCAGTCCTGCACCGTGACGGTCAACGGCCGCGAAGCCGGCGGGCACGACGGCGGCTACCTGCCGTTCACCCTCGACATCACCGACTGCCTCCTTCCCGGGGAGACGGAGCAGGAACTCGTGGTCCGGGTGCTGGACGCCTCGGATACCAACGGTGCGTCCCGCGGCAAGCAGAAACTCGAGCGCGGCGGGATCTGGTACACCGCCCAGTCCGGAATCTGGCAGACGGTCTGGCTGGAAACCGTTCCGGCACGGTGGATTCAGGACGTCGTCATCACGCCGCTGGCTACCTTGGACGGGGTGGAGCTGACGGTGCTGGCCGGCGGTTCCGGGGCCGGCGGTTCGGGCCCCGGGGACAGAGCGGAAATTACCGTGACGGCCGCAGGCACCGAGGTTGCCCGAGGGTCTGCCGCTCCCGGAGAGCCGCTTCAGCTGGCGATCCCGGAGCCGAGGCCCTGGAGCCCTGAGGATCCCTTCCTTTATTCGGTGGGCGTGACGCTGGGGGACGACGCCGTCGAGAGCTACTTCGGCCTGCGCACCTTTGGCCGCGGAGCCGGCCCGGACGGACACCAGCGCCTGCTGCTCAACGGGCGGCCGTATTTCCACGCCGGACTGCTGGACCAGGGGTACTGGCCCGACGGGCTGTACACGGCGCCGTCGGACGCGGCCATGGTCCACGACATCCAGACAGCCAAAGACCTGGGCTTCACCATGCTGCGCAAACACATCAAGATCGAACCGCTGCGCTGGTACCACCACTGCGACCGCCTGGGGATGCTCGTCTGGCAGGACCTGGTCAACGGCGGGGAAGGTGACGGCAGGGCACAGGAATGGGTTCCGCTGCCCGGCCGGGGGAGCCGGAGCGACCGGCGGTATGCGAAGTTCGGCCGCAGTGATGCCGCGGGGCGGGAATCGTTCCGGCGAGAAATGCGGGAGACGGTTGACCTGCTTCGCAGCGTGCCCAGCATCGCGCTCTGGGTCCCGTTCAATGAAGGCTGGGGACAGTTCGACGCCGCTGCGATCGCCGCCGAGCTGGGCGCACTGGACCCTACCCGCTGCATCGACCACGCCAGCGGCTGGCACGACCAGGGAGCGGGAGACGCCAAGAGCCTCCACGTCTATGCCGTGCCGTTCCACATCCGGAAGCGCTGGCAGCGAGACCCCAGGGCGATCGTGCTTTCCGAGTACGGCGGCTTCAGCCTTCCGCTGGACGGGCACACCTGGAACAGCAAGGTCTTCGGCTATGGCAAGACCCTCCGCACGTCCGAAGAGCTCGCCCATGCCTACTCCAACTTGCACCGGACCCAGATCCTTCCCGCCGTCAGCCAAGGCCTCGCTGCCAGCGTCTACACCCAGCTCACCGACGTCGAGGATGAGGTCAACGGCCTGCTCACCTACGACCGCCGGGTGCTGAAGGTGGATCCGGCCGTCGTCCGTGAACTGAACTCTGAGCTTTTGGCGGCTGGGTCGGCTTTGTGA
- a CDS encoding VOC family protein yields MRLDHVSYACESDGLLATTERIASALGTDFVKGGVHPRFGTRNMIIPLANHQYLEVVEVLNHPASDKAPFGQAVRARSEAGGGWMGWCVAVEDLAPFEERLGRSAVPGNRKFPDGQELTWQQIGINGLIADPQVPYMLRWDEDKADLHPSRAFAGTVSLESLTIAGSAQRVTEWLGQPVEKPLDGLDVTWVSPKGTPGIMSVTFGTDKGLVEI; encoded by the coding sequence ATGCGCCTGGATCATGTTTCTTATGCCTGCGAATCCGACGGCCTGCTGGCCACCACGGAACGTATTGCTTCTGCCCTTGGAACCGACTTCGTCAAGGGCGGGGTGCACCCCCGCTTTGGCACCCGGAACATGATCATTCCGCTGGCTAACCACCAGTATCTGGAAGTGGTTGAGGTCCTGAACCATCCCGCTTCCGACAAGGCACCCTTCGGCCAGGCCGTCCGTGCACGCTCCGAGGCAGGCGGCGGCTGGATGGGATGGTGCGTCGCCGTGGAGGACCTCGCACCCTTCGAAGAACGGCTCGGCCGCTCCGCCGTCCCCGGAAACCGCAAGTTCCCCGACGGCCAGGAACTGACCTGGCAGCAGATCGGCATCAATGGCCTGATCGCCGACCCGCAGGTCCCGTACATGCTCCGCTGGGATGAGGACAAGGCGGACCTGCACCCCTCCCGTGCCTTTGCCGGCACGGTCTCCCTTGAATCCCTCACGATTGCCGGCTCCGCCCAGCGCGTCACCGAGTGGCTCGGCCAGCCGGTGGAGAAGCCGCTCGACGGCCTTGACGTCACCTGGGTCTCCCCCAAGGGAACCCCCGGCATCATGTCTGTGACGTTCGGGACTGACAAGGGTCTCGTCGAGATCTAG
- a CDS encoding bifunctional o-acetylhomoserine/o-acetylserine sulfhydrylase, whose amino-acid sequence MSANWSFETRQIHAGQEPDATTGARALPIYQTTSFVFPSAEAAANRFALAELAPIYTRIGNPTQEAVENRIASLEGGVGALLLASGQAAETYAILNLAQAGDHIVASPSLYGGTYNLFKHTLKKFGIDVTFVADPDNLDQWREAVQPNTKAFFGEVVSNPRQDVLDLEGLSAVAHEAGIPLIVDNTLSTPYLIRPIEWGADIVVHSATKYLGGHGTAMAGVIVDSGNFDFAADPEKFPGFNTPDESYNGLVYARDLGVNGALGANLAFILKARVQLLRDLGSAVSPFNAFLIGQGLETLSLRLERHVENAVAVAEWLEAHDDVLSVAYAGLESSPWYERGRKYGPRGTGAIVSFEIDGGVEAGKRFVDALQLHSHVANVGDVRSLVIHPASTTHSQLGAEAQAAAGVSPGLVRLSVGLEHVDDIIADLDAGFRAAKGA is encoded by the coding sequence ATGTCTGCCAACTGGTCATTCGAAACCCGCCAGATCCATGCAGGACAGGAGCCCGACGCCACCACCGGCGCCCGTGCCCTTCCCATCTACCAAACGACGTCCTTCGTTTTCCCCAGCGCGGAAGCTGCAGCGAACCGTTTTGCGCTCGCAGAGCTGGCTCCGATCTACACCCGGATCGGCAACCCCACGCAGGAAGCAGTGGAGAACCGCATCGCCTCCCTGGAAGGAGGTGTTGGGGCCTTGCTGCTTGCCTCCGGGCAGGCCGCGGAAACCTATGCGATCCTCAACCTGGCCCAGGCAGGGGACCACATTGTGGCCAGCCCCAGCCTGTACGGCGGAACCTATAACCTCTTCAAGCACACGCTGAAGAAGTTCGGCATCGACGTCACCTTCGTCGCCGACCCGGACAACCTGGACCAGTGGCGCGAAGCCGTACAGCCCAACACCAAGGCCTTCTTCGGTGAAGTCGTCTCCAATCCGCGCCAAGACGTCCTGGACCTGGAAGGACTCTCCGCTGTCGCGCATGAGGCGGGCATTCCCCTGATCGTGGACAACACCCTGTCCACCCCGTATCTCATCCGTCCCATCGAATGGGGAGCGGACATCGTGGTGCACTCCGCCACCAAGTATCTCGGCGGGCACGGCACCGCGATGGCCGGCGTGATCGTGGACTCCGGCAACTTCGACTTTGCCGCCGATCCGGAAAAGTTCCCCGGCTTCAACACCCCTGATGAGAGCTACAACGGCCTGGTGTATGCCCGGGACCTCGGGGTCAACGGTGCACTGGGCGCCAACCTGGCGTTCATCCTCAAGGCACGGGTCCAGCTGCTGCGCGACCTCGGCTCGGCAGTATCTCCGTTCAACGCTTTCCTGATCGGCCAGGGCCTGGAAACCCTCAGCCTCCGGCTGGAGCGGCACGTGGAGAACGCCGTCGCCGTCGCGGAATGGCTGGAGGCGCACGACGACGTCCTTTCCGTCGCGTACGCAGGCCTGGAGTCCAGCCCGTGGTACGAACGCGGGCGCAAGTACGGGCCGCGCGGCACCGGTGCGATCGTGTCCTTTGAAATCGACGGCGGCGTTGAAGCGGGCAAGCGCTTCGTCGATGCGCTCCAGCTGCACTCGCACGTGGCGAACGTCGGCGACGTACGCTCGCTGGTGATCCATCCGGCGTCGACCACCCACAGCCAGCTGGGGGCGGAGGCCCAGGCGGCAGCGGGAGTCAGTCCGGGCCTGGTGCGGCTCTCGGTCGGGCTGGAGCACGTGGATGACATCATCGCGGACCTCGATGCCGGATTCCGCGCCGCCAAGGGAGCATGA
- the metX gene encoding homoserine O-acetyltransferase MetX — MKYSVTTYPPAAQHPVHTLDGVLQYASIGELELETGGRLPDVVLGYETWGRLNGDASNAVLIPHALTGSTHVAQGSTEEPGWWDGLVGPGRTVDTDRFFVVSINMVGGCYGSTGPASADPHGLPWGSRFPFVTIRDSVRAEARLADQLGIRRWHTVLGGSLGGARALEWAVTEPDRVARCAVIAATAASTGEQIAFAQAQIEAIRLDPDYNGGDYYNGCAPLAGLGLARRIAHITYRSEAELQYRFGRTPQPGEDPLGAALPAGRGRYQVESYLDHQGRKLADRFDANSYVILTEALMSHDVARGRGSLAEALAATQAQFLVAAVDSDRLYFPEQSHELAAALPGDNSVHVISAPIGHDGFLTDILQLKDVLERDFFA; from the coding sequence ATGAAGTACAGCGTGACAACGTATCCACCCGCAGCGCAGCACCCCGTCCACACTCTCGACGGGGTGCTGCAGTACGCCTCGATCGGTGAACTCGAACTGGAGACCGGAGGGCGCTTGCCCGACGTCGTCCTGGGCTACGAAACCTGGGGCCGCCTGAACGGTGACGCCTCCAACGCCGTCCTGATTCCGCATGCCCTCACCGGCAGTACCCACGTGGCGCAGGGCAGCACCGAGGAACCGGGCTGGTGGGACGGCCTCGTGGGGCCGGGGCGGACCGTGGACACCGATCGTTTCTTCGTGGTCTCCATCAACATGGTTGGCGGCTGCTACGGCTCCACCGGCCCGGCGTCGGCGGATCCCCACGGACTGCCCTGGGGATCCCGTTTCCCGTTCGTCACCATCCGGGACTCGGTTCGCGCCGAGGCGCGGCTGGCGGACCAGCTGGGCATCCGCCGCTGGCACACGGTGCTGGGCGGATCGCTGGGCGGAGCACGCGCGCTGGAGTGGGCAGTGACTGAACCTGACCGGGTGGCACGGTGCGCGGTGATCGCGGCGACGGCGGCGAGCACGGGGGAGCAGATTGCCTTTGCCCAGGCCCAGATCGAAGCCATCAGGCTGGACCCGGACTACAACGGCGGGGATTACTACAACGGTTGCGCTCCGCTCGCCGGACTCGGTCTGGCACGCAGGATCGCGCACATCACCTACCGCTCAGAGGCTGAACTTCAATACCGGTTCGGCAGGACGCCGCAGCCGGGAGAGGATCCGCTGGGTGCTGCCCTTCCAGCCGGCCGCGGCCGCTACCAGGTGGAGAGCTATCTGGACCATCAGGGCCGGAAACTGGCGGACCGGTTCGACGCCAACAGCTACGTCATCCTCACCGAGGCGCTGATGAGCCACGACGTCGCCCGCGGCCGCGGCAGCCTCGCCGAAGCGCTCGCGGCCACGCAGGCACAGTTCCTCGTGGCAGCCGTGGATTCGGACCGGCTGTACTTCCCGGAACAGTCCCATGAACTGGCCGCGGCGCTGCCCGGAGACAACAGCGTGCACGTTATCAGCGCACCGATAGGCCACGACGGGTTCCTGACTGACATCCTGCAGCTCAAGGACGTCCTGGAGCGGGACTTCTTCGCCTAA
- a CDS encoding DUF3995 domain-containing protein, with product MRRSISQRRHRTRPARGRFFLWAACTLGLIHAGFSLYWALGGRWLLATVGQFAVQAAKDVPLQAALLLAGTALLKAAAAVIPLAAAYGRFPFPGVIRVLSWIGGAGLVVYGGVNTAAAAAVLAGWIPADPEADSQGLLGHALLWDPLFLGWGACLLAYLFASRPARTEPGA from the coding sequence ATGCGCAGAAGCATCTCGCAGCGCCGGCACCGGACCCGGCCCGCCCGGGGCCGGTTCTTCCTCTGGGCTGCCTGCACCCTCGGCCTGATCCATGCCGGGTTCAGCCTGTATTGGGCACTCGGCGGGCGCTGGCTGCTCGCCACGGTGGGACAGTTCGCCGTGCAGGCGGCAAAGGACGTGCCGCTGCAAGCAGCACTGCTGCTCGCCGGGACGGCGCTGCTGAAGGCTGCGGCAGCCGTGATACCGCTGGCAGCAGCCTATGGCCGGTTTCCGTTCCCCGGCGTGATCCGGGTCCTCAGCTGGATAGGAGGCGCCGGTCTGGTGGTTTACGGAGGCGTCAATACGGCCGCTGCAGCGGCGGTCCTGGCCGGCTGGATTCCGGCGGACCCCGAAGCTGACAGCCAGGGCCTGCTGGGACATGCCCTGCTGTGGGACCCGCTGTTCCTGGGCTGGGGAGCGTGCCTCCTGGCCTACCTCTTCGCGTCACGGCCGGCACGGACCGAGCCCGGAGCCTAA